One part of the Astatotilapia calliptera chromosome 9, fAstCal1.2, whole genome shotgun sequence genome encodes these proteins:
- the LOC113029401 gene encoding E3 ubiquitin-protein ligase RNF31 isoform X2, translating to MSSSPASVQLDEARRRAQSLLSSSGSAQEVKADVQTMATIELPLSEKYRHVSAEVMLKENSAGRNKQEVLESLNRFIKALSILEKYGCNLTSPTRPRYWRSVKHNNPVFRTTVDAIKGGRRVLYLYGYTNQQVDGLSFPDEVEDPDTEKVAAVTLEVMTLRTEVDMIVKGTHPHLEHFKEIIPFVIPKAQMVTDSVAKLPVEEKKQQQQGDKPLILPLPPKPALVPKPSTGSAAVSGCSLCGGDASLFCSSCDNPHFCDACDDLFHRHPNRASHKRDKLQQTKQNTCTICGISAVHARCATCLQRLCLKCDKLYHSHPDRKGHNRTITTPAKTSSPSLSPWECSHCTTVNEMRAVLCTTCERPRLATAVSTVLESTMSLPASPNAEWQCKSCTVMNQGSSILCEVCERPRLATRPPVSSDMSILRSLSDAKWTCQFCTFANTKASTVCEMCNMSPKDSGGLSLPQSLQQTPCGPKDRPQPKPRVNLELKRQKTMKEDGLALVRHIREAEQRGISPEEVYAALGACGGSNVNPCDWLTSELPHLLDEICAMAASVQLNYKMGRVGTQPVLERDGGESEKSGPTSIGDSMKLSRAEAKLAWLKTGGETDKAVRELLRDRKEKMKELHSLGFQDVAQCEEALRQSGGEMQGALSLLQRPLLEAFHQRIWTAQPEPPIDPAHPDKQRTCRRLLALYDLPSWGRCELVLSLLQEPGVSYSLEDVVQAVKESHDRDFIRRLLNNECPICLSIFPRSKMQSLTSCQCSVCLECFKAHFTIAVRDKHIRDMVCPSCCEPDINDPEKLDSYFSTLDIQLRDCLEPEVYDLFHKKLTEHALMKDPKFMWCCHCTSGFINEGDQLKVTCLSCHKSFCAQCKKPWEPQHQDVSCEQFQLWKRENDPEYQRQGLAGYLRDNGITCPHCRFQYALTKGGCMHFSCSQCRYQFCSGCNNPYHKTKCKPDCSLNCLHAHHPRDCLFYLRDWEPPRLQAFLQRSGVEFNTDPSNGAQTDECGVMEQKDEGGQQVDSPCGIKTQPGQAGLCDKHYREYLVSLINAHSLDPALIYDLNEVIRACERYQVDVQRGEGEEDNAYQARLLKKLMEVPLGEKVPRNK from the exons ATGAGCAGCAGTCCTGCGTCCGTCCAGCTGGACGAGGCCAGGAGAAGAGCCCAGTCTCTCCTTTCGTCCTCGGGTTCAGCTCAGGAAGTGAAGGCCGACGTTCAGACGATGGCCACTATCGAGCTGCCTCTGTCGGAGAAGTACCGCCACGTCTCAGCTGAGGTTATGCTGAAGGAGAACTCGGCAGGTCGTAACAAACAGGAG GTCCTGGAGTCTTTGAATCGATTCATCAAAGCCTTGAGCATCCTGGAGAAGTATGGCTGTAACCTGACCTCTCCCACCAGACCCAGATACTGGAGGAGTGTCAAGCACAACAATCCTGTTTTCAGGACTACAGTGGATGCCATCAAA GGAGGCCGCAGAGTCCTCTATCTCTACGGTTACACTAACCAGCAGGTCGACGGCCTCAGCTTTCCCGACGAAGTCGAGGATCCGGATACTGAAAAAGTCGCAGCGGTGACGCTGGAGGTCATGACGCTACGCACGGAAGTGGATATGATAGTAAAG gGCACTCATCCTCACCTAGAACACTTCAAAGAAATCATCCCATTCGTCATCCCAAAG gCTCAGATGGTGACTGACTCTGTGGCTAAGCTTCCCGTAGAggaaaagaagcagcagcagcagggggaCAAACCTCTGATCCTGCCTCTTCCTCCTAAACCTGCTCTGGTGCCAAAACCTTCAACAG GCTCTGCTGCAGTGAGCGGGTGCAGTTTGTGCGGCGGAGACGCGTCTCTGTTTTGCTCGTCATGTGACAATCCACATTTCTGCGACGCATGCGATGACCTCTTCCACCGACACCCCAACAGAGCCAGTCACAAGAGGGACAAATTACAGCAAACCAAACAAA ACACCTGCACCATCTGTGGAATTTCTGCTGTCCATGCTCGTTGCGCCACATGCCTCCAGAGGTTGTGTCTGAAGTGCGACAAGCTGTACCACTCCCACCCTGATCGTAAAGGGCACAACAGGACCATTACTACACCTGCTAAAACATCCAG CCCGTCTCTGTCCCCGTGGGAGTGCTCTCACTGCACTACAGTGAACGAGATGCGAGCCGTTCTCTGCACGACCTGCGAACGGCCTCGACTCGCCACAGCTGTGTCCACTGTTCTGGAAAGCACCATGTCACTTCCTGCATCGCCGAATGCAG AGTGGCAGTGTAAGAGCTGCACTGTGATGAATCAGGGCAGCAGCATCCTCTGCGAGGTGTGTGAGCGCCCCCGTCTGGCCACTCGCCCTCCGGTCTCCTCTGACATGTCCATCCTCAGATCTCTGTCTGACGCAAAG TGGACCTGCCAATTCTGCACCTTCGCTAACACCAAGGCCTCCACAGTGTGTGAGATGTGCAACATGTCCCCTAAAGATTCTGGTGGACTTTCTCTGCCCCAGTCTCTCCAGCAGACGCCGTGCGGACCTAAGGACCGGCCACAGCCGAAGCCCCGAGTCAACCTGGAGCTGAAGAGGCAGAAGACGATGAAAGAAGACGGGCTCGCTCTTGTCCGTCACATCAGA GAAGCAGAACAGCGAGGCATTAGCCCAGAGGAGGTGTACGCCGCTCTGGGCGCGTGCGGTGGCAGCAACGTTAACCCCTGTGACTGGCTGACCTCAGAGCTGCCTCACCTGCTGGATGAAATCTGCGCCATGGCCGCCTCAGTCCAACTGAACTACAAAATGGGGCGTGTCGGGACGCAGCCCGTGCTGGAGAGAGACGGAGGCGAGTCCGAGAAGAGCGGTCCGACCTCCATAGGTGACAGCATGAAGCTGTCCAGAGCTGAGGCCAAGCTGGCGTGGCTAAAAACAGGAGGAGAAACCGACAAAGCCGTGAGAGAGCTGCTGAGAGACCGCAAAGAAAAG ATGAAGGAGCTTCACTCTCTGGGCTTCCAAGATGTGGCCCAATGCGAGGAGGCCCTGCGGCAGAGTGGAGGTGAGATGCAGGGGGCTTTGTCTCTGCTtcagcgccccctgctggaagCTTTCCACCAGCGAATCTGGACAGCCCAGCCCGAGCCGCCGATTGATCCCGCACACCCAGACAAACAG AGGACGTGCAGGCGGCTGCTGGCATTGTATGACCTGCCCAGCTGGGGGCGCTGCGAGCTCGTCCTGTCACTGCTCCAAGAGCCGGGTGTCAGCTACTCCCTGGAGGATGTGGTGCAAGCCGTGAAGGAGTCACATGACAGAGATTTTATCAGGCGTCTCCTCAACAACGAGTGCCCCATCTGTCTGAGCATCTTCCCCCGCAGCAAG ATGCAGTCTCTAACGTCCTGTCAGTGCTCGGTGTGCCTCGAATGCTTCAAGGCCCACTTTACCATCGCCGTGAGAGACAAACACATCCGAGACATGGTGTGTCCCAGCTGCTGCGAACCCGACATCAACGACCCAGAGAAGCTGGACAGCTACTTCTCCACGCTGGATATACAG ctgAGGGACTGCCTGGAGCCCGAGGTGTACGATTTGTTCCACAAAAAGCTGACCGAGCACGCTCTCATGAAAGACCCCAAGTTCATGTGGTGCTGTCAT TGCACGTCTGGGTTTATCAACGAGGGAGACCAACTGAAGGTCACATGCCTGTCTTGCCACAAGAGTTTTTGTGCTCAGTGCAAGAAACCT TGGGAACCTCAGCACCAGGATGTGTCCTGCGAGCAGTTCCAACTGTGGAAGAGGGAGAATGACCCGGAATACCAGAGACAGGGACTGGCTGGCTATCTGAGAGACAACGGAATTA CATGTCCTCACTGCAGGTTCCAGTACGCTCTGACGAAGGGCGGCTGCATGCACTTCAGCTGCTCGCAGTGCAGGTACCAGTTCTGCAGTGGCTGCAACAACCCCTACCACAAG ACTAAATGTAAGCCTGACTGCTCTCTCAATTGCTTGCACGCTCATCACCCTCGAGACTGCCTCTTCTATCTTAGAGACTGGGAGCCTCCCAGACTACAGGCGTTTCTACAG AGGAGCGGTGTGGAGTTCAACACGGATCCCTCTAATGGAGCTCAGACCg ATGAATGTGGTGTGATGGAGCAGAAGGATGAAGGCGGTCAGCAGGTGGATTCACCGTGTGGCATCAAAACACAGCCGGGACAAGCTGGACTCTGCGA TAAGCACTACAGGGAGTACCTGGTGAGCCTGATAAACGCTCACTCTCTGGACCCGGCTCTGATCTACGACCTCAACGAGGTGATTCGGGCCTGTGAGAGGTACCAGGTGGACGTACAGCGAGGAGAGGGCGAGGAGGACAACGCTTACCAAGCTCGACTGCTCAAG AAACTGATGGAGGTTCCTCTTGGAGAAAAAGTTCCTCGAAACAAATGA
- the LOC113029401 gene encoding E3 ubiquitin-protein ligase RNF31 isoform X1, whose amino-acid sequence MSSSPASVQLDEARRRAQSLLSSSGSAQEVKADVQTMATIELPLSEKYRHVSAEVMLKENSAGRNKQEVLESLNRFIKALSILEKYGCNLTSPTRPRYWRSVKHNNPVFRTTVDAIKGGRRVLYLYGYTNQQVDGLSFPDEVEDPDTEKVAAVTLEVMTLRTEVDMIVKGTHPHLEHFKEIIPFVIPKAQMVTDSVAKLPVEEKKQQQQGDKPLILPLPPKPALVPKPSTGSAAVSGCSLCGGDASLFCSSCDNPHFCDACDDLFHRHPNRASHKRDKLQQTKQNTCTICGISAVHARCATCLQRLCLKCDKLYHSHPDRKGHNRTITTPAKTSSPSLSPWECSHCTTVNEMRAVLCTTCERPRLATAVSTVLESTMSLPASPNAEWQCKSCTVMNQGSSILCEVCERPRLATRPPVSSDMSILRSLSDAKQWTCQFCTFANTKASTVCEMCNMSPKDSGGLSLPQSLQQTPCGPKDRPQPKPRVNLELKRQKTMKEDGLALVRHIREAEQRGISPEEVYAALGACGGSNVNPCDWLTSELPHLLDEICAMAASVQLNYKMGRVGTQPVLERDGGESEKSGPTSIGDSMKLSRAEAKLAWLKTGGETDKAVRELLRDRKEKMKELHSLGFQDVAQCEEALRQSGGEMQGALSLLQRPLLEAFHQRIWTAQPEPPIDPAHPDKQRTCRRLLALYDLPSWGRCELVLSLLQEPGVSYSLEDVVQAVKESHDRDFIRRLLNNECPICLSIFPRSKMQSLTSCQCSVCLECFKAHFTIAVRDKHIRDMVCPSCCEPDINDPEKLDSYFSTLDIQLRDCLEPEVYDLFHKKLTEHALMKDPKFMWCCHCTSGFINEGDQLKVTCLSCHKSFCAQCKKPWEPQHQDVSCEQFQLWKRENDPEYQRQGLAGYLRDNGITCPHCRFQYALTKGGCMHFSCSQCRYQFCSGCNNPYHKTKCKPDCSLNCLHAHHPRDCLFYLRDWEPPRLQAFLQRSGVEFNTDPSNGAQTDECGVMEQKDEGGQQVDSPCGIKTQPGQAGLCDKHYREYLVSLINAHSLDPALIYDLNEVIRACERYQVDVQRGEGEEDNAYQARLLKKLMEVPLGEKVPRNK is encoded by the exons ATGAGCAGCAGTCCTGCGTCCGTCCAGCTGGACGAGGCCAGGAGAAGAGCCCAGTCTCTCCTTTCGTCCTCGGGTTCAGCTCAGGAAGTGAAGGCCGACGTTCAGACGATGGCCACTATCGAGCTGCCTCTGTCGGAGAAGTACCGCCACGTCTCAGCTGAGGTTATGCTGAAGGAGAACTCGGCAGGTCGTAACAAACAGGAG GTCCTGGAGTCTTTGAATCGATTCATCAAAGCCTTGAGCATCCTGGAGAAGTATGGCTGTAACCTGACCTCTCCCACCAGACCCAGATACTGGAGGAGTGTCAAGCACAACAATCCTGTTTTCAGGACTACAGTGGATGCCATCAAA GGAGGCCGCAGAGTCCTCTATCTCTACGGTTACACTAACCAGCAGGTCGACGGCCTCAGCTTTCCCGACGAAGTCGAGGATCCGGATACTGAAAAAGTCGCAGCGGTGACGCTGGAGGTCATGACGCTACGCACGGAAGTGGATATGATAGTAAAG gGCACTCATCCTCACCTAGAACACTTCAAAGAAATCATCCCATTCGTCATCCCAAAG gCTCAGATGGTGACTGACTCTGTGGCTAAGCTTCCCGTAGAggaaaagaagcagcagcagcagggggaCAAACCTCTGATCCTGCCTCTTCCTCCTAAACCTGCTCTGGTGCCAAAACCTTCAACAG GCTCTGCTGCAGTGAGCGGGTGCAGTTTGTGCGGCGGAGACGCGTCTCTGTTTTGCTCGTCATGTGACAATCCACATTTCTGCGACGCATGCGATGACCTCTTCCACCGACACCCCAACAGAGCCAGTCACAAGAGGGACAAATTACAGCAAACCAAACAAA ACACCTGCACCATCTGTGGAATTTCTGCTGTCCATGCTCGTTGCGCCACATGCCTCCAGAGGTTGTGTCTGAAGTGCGACAAGCTGTACCACTCCCACCCTGATCGTAAAGGGCACAACAGGACCATTACTACACCTGCTAAAACATCCAG CCCGTCTCTGTCCCCGTGGGAGTGCTCTCACTGCACTACAGTGAACGAGATGCGAGCCGTTCTCTGCACGACCTGCGAACGGCCTCGACTCGCCACAGCTGTGTCCACTGTTCTGGAAAGCACCATGTCACTTCCTGCATCGCCGAATGCAG AGTGGCAGTGTAAGAGCTGCACTGTGATGAATCAGGGCAGCAGCATCCTCTGCGAGGTGTGTGAGCGCCCCCGTCTGGCCACTCGCCCTCCGGTCTCCTCTGACATGTCCATCCTCAGATCTCTGTCTGACGCAAAG cAGTGGACCTGCCAATTCTGCACCTTCGCTAACACCAAGGCCTCCACAGTGTGTGAGATGTGCAACATGTCCCCTAAAGATTCTGGTGGACTTTCTCTGCCCCAGTCTCTCCAGCAGACGCCGTGCGGACCTAAGGACCGGCCACAGCCGAAGCCCCGAGTCAACCTGGAGCTGAAGAGGCAGAAGACGATGAAAGAAGACGGGCTCGCTCTTGTCCGTCACATCAGA GAAGCAGAACAGCGAGGCATTAGCCCAGAGGAGGTGTACGCCGCTCTGGGCGCGTGCGGTGGCAGCAACGTTAACCCCTGTGACTGGCTGACCTCAGAGCTGCCTCACCTGCTGGATGAAATCTGCGCCATGGCCGCCTCAGTCCAACTGAACTACAAAATGGGGCGTGTCGGGACGCAGCCCGTGCTGGAGAGAGACGGAGGCGAGTCCGAGAAGAGCGGTCCGACCTCCATAGGTGACAGCATGAAGCTGTCCAGAGCTGAGGCCAAGCTGGCGTGGCTAAAAACAGGAGGAGAAACCGACAAAGCCGTGAGAGAGCTGCTGAGAGACCGCAAAGAAAAG ATGAAGGAGCTTCACTCTCTGGGCTTCCAAGATGTGGCCCAATGCGAGGAGGCCCTGCGGCAGAGTGGAGGTGAGATGCAGGGGGCTTTGTCTCTGCTtcagcgccccctgctggaagCTTTCCACCAGCGAATCTGGACAGCCCAGCCCGAGCCGCCGATTGATCCCGCACACCCAGACAAACAG AGGACGTGCAGGCGGCTGCTGGCATTGTATGACCTGCCCAGCTGGGGGCGCTGCGAGCTCGTCCTGTCACTGCTCCAAGAGCCGGGTGTCAGCTACTCCCTGGAGGATGTGGTGCAAGCCGTGAAGGAGTCACATGACAGAGATTTTATCAGGCGTCTCCTCAACAACGAGTGCCCCATCTGTCTGAGCATCTTCCCCCGCAGCAAG ATGCAGTCTCTAACGTCCTGTCAGTGCTCGGTGTGCCTCGAATGCTTCAAGGCCCACTTTACCATCGCCGTGAGAGACAAACACATCCGAGACATGGTGTGTCCCAGCTGCTGCGAACCCGACATCAACGACCCAGAGAAGCTGGACAGCTACTTCTCCACGCTGGATATACAG ctgAGGGACTGCCTGGAGCCCGAGGTGTACGATTTGTTCCACAAAAAGCTGACCGAGCACGCTCTCATGAAAGACCCCAAGTTCATGTGGTGCTGTCAT TGCACGTCTGGGTTTATCAACGAGGGAGACCAACTGAAGGTCACATGCCTGTCTTGCCACAAGAGTTTTTGTGCTCAGTGCAAGAAACCT TGGGAACCTCAGCACCAGGATGTGTCCTGCGAGCAGTTCCAACTGTGGAAGAGGGAGAATGACCCGGAATACCAGAGACAGGGACTGGCTGGCTATCTGAGAGACAACGGAATTA CATGTCCTCACTGCAGGTTCCAGTACGCTCTGACGAAGGGCGGCTGCATGCACTTCAGCTGCTCGCAGTGCAGGTACCAGTTCTGCAGTGGCTGCAACAACCCCTACCACAAG ACTAAATGTAAGCCTGACTGCTCTCTCAATTGCTTGCACGCTCATCACCCTCGAGACTGCCTCTTCTATCTTAGAGACTGGGAGCCTCCCAGACTACAGGCGTTTCTACAG AGGAGCGGTGTGGAGTTCAACACGGATCCCTCTAATGGAGCTCAGACCg ATGAATGTGGTGTGATGGAGCAGAAGGATGAAGGCGGTCAGCAGGTGGATTCACCGTGTGGCATCAAAACACAGCCGGGACAAGCTGGACTCTGCGA TAAGCACTACAGGGAGTACCTGGTGAGCCTGATAAACGCTCACTCTCTGGACCCGGCTCTGATCTACGACCTCAACGAGGTGATTCGGGCCTGTGAGAGGTACCAGGTGGACGTACAGCGAGGAGAGGGCGAGGAGGACAACGCTTACCAAGCTCGACTGCTCAAG AAACTGATGGAGGTTCCTCTTGGAGAAAAAGTTCCTCGAAACAAATGA